A window of Epinephelus fuscoguttatus linkage group LG24, E.fuscoguttatus.final_Chr_v1 contains these coding sequences:
- the LOC125884644 gene encoding basic proline-rich protein-like, with the protein MSSVSTQPLPGCLSPSPIAAEPPNGRRRPERGPPGPRRMADPPGARPPRDPRSPRSRRAPPGRGSRWPRPTRRPSSPLKKIKGGMSSDSARPLPARPFHRPEAGERNGGRRPERGPPDPAEGRTPRCSAPTRPTEPPLAPGTPGARLSLAPTDPPPSASEKNKSRHELRFRPAFASPSISPPRGRGAQRGPPPARTRTPGPRRRADPPVLGPHATHGAPARAGHPRGAALAGPDRPAAPPRR; encoded by the coding sequence ATGAGCTCCGTTTCCACCCAGCCTTTGCCAGGCTGCCTATCTCCCTCTCCCATCGCCGCGGAGCCCCCGAACGGCCGCCGCCGGCCCGAACGCGGACCCCCCGGCCCACGCCGAATGGCTGACCCCCCCGGTGCTCGGCCCCCACGCGACCCACGGAGCCCCCGCTCGCGCCGGGCACCCCCGGGGCGCGGCTCTCGCTGGCCCCGACCGACCCGCCGCCCCTCCTCGCcgctgaaaaaaattaaaggggGCATGAGCTCCGATTCCGCCCGGCCTTTGCCAGCCCGTCCGTTTCACCGCCCCGAGGCCGGGGAGCGCAACGGGGGCCGCCGGCCCGAACGAGGACCCCCGGACCCCGCCGAAGGGCGGACCCCCCGGTGCTCGGCCCCCACGCGACCCACGGAGCCCCCGCTCGCGCCGGGCACCCCCGGGGCGCGGCTCTCGCTGGCCCCGACCGACCCGCCGCCCTCCGcctctgaaaaaaataaaagccggCATGAGCTCCGATTCCGCCCGGCCTTTGCCAGCCCGTCCATTTCCCCGCCCCGAGGCCGGGGAGCGCAACGGGGGCCGCCGCCGGCCCGAACGCGGACCCCCGGACCCCGCCGAAGGGCGGACCCCCCGGTGCTCGGCCCCCACGCGACCCACGGAGCCCCCGCTCGCGCCGGGCACCCCCGGGGCGCGGCTCTCGCTGGCCCCGACCGACCCGCCGCCCCTCCTCGCcgctga